The following proteins are co-located in the Gorilla gorilla gorilla isolate KB3781 chromosome 7, NHGRI_mGorGor1-v2.1_pri, whole genome shotgun sequence genome:
- the ZNF7 gene encoding zinc finger protein 7 isoform X1 translates to MAGPPSGPGRPEVCGAGRTRVAKARFRRRRAFANLGWSSGRVSRPEHVDAHPPLSLMGFLGCWCVSFQEVVTFGDVAVHFSREEWQCLDPGQRALYREVMLENHSSVAGLAGFLVFKPELISRLEQGEEPWVLDLQGAEGTEAPRTSKTDSTIRTENEQACEDMDILKSESYGTVVRISPKDFPQNPGFGDVSDSEVWLDSHLGSPGLKVTGFTFQNNCLNEETVVPKTYTKDAAQGCKELGSSGLDCQPLESQRESAEGMSQRCEVCGKGIRATSDTALHWEINTQKISRCQECQKKLSDCLQGKRPNNCHGEKPYECAECGKVFRLCSQLNQHQRIHTGEKPFKCTECGKAFRLSSKLIQHQRIHTGEKPYRCEECGKAFGQSSSLIHHQRIHTGERPYGCRECGKAFSQQSQLVRHQRTHTGERPYPCKECGKAFSQSSTLAQHQRMHTGEKAQILKASDSPSLVAHQRIHAVEKPFKCDECGKAFRWISRLSQHQLIHTGEKPYKCNKCTKAFGCSSRLIRHQRTHTGEKPFKCDECGKGFVQGSHLIQHQRIHTGEKPYVCNDCGKAFSQSSSLIYHQRIHKGEKPYECLQCGKAFSMSTQLTIHQRVHTGERPYKCSECGKAFSQNSTLFQHQIIHAGVKPYECSECGKAFSRSSYLIEHQRIHTRAQWFYEYGNALEGSTFVSRKKVNTIKKLHQCEDCEKIFRWRSHLIIHQRIHTGEKPYKCNDCGKAFNRSSRLTQHQKIHTG, encoded by the exons ATGGCCGGGCCTCCGAGCGGCCCAGGGCGGCCGGAAGTTTGCGGGGCGGGGCGGACGCGGGTGGCCAAGGCCCGTTTCCGGCGGCGTCGCGCGTTTGCGAACCTCGGGTGGTCCTCAGGGAGG GTCTCTCGGCCAGAACACGTGGATGCCCACCCACCACTGAGCCTCATG GGATTCCTGGGGTGCTGGTGTGTGTCCTTTCAGGAGGTGGTAACATTTGGCGATGTGGCTGTGCACTTCTCTCGGGAGGAGTGGCAGTGTCTGGACCCTGGCCAGAGGGCCCTCTACAGGGAAGTGATGCTGGAGAACCACAGCAGTGTGGCTGGACTAG CAGGATTCCTGGTTTTCAAGCCTGAGCTGATCTCTCGGCTGGAGCAGGGAGAAGAGCCATGGGTCCTCGACCTGCAGGGAGCAGAGGGGACAGAGGCACCAAGGACCTCCAAGACAG ATTCTACGATTAGGACTGAAAATGAGCAGGCCTGTGAGGACATGGACATCCTAAAATCAGAATCCTATGGGACAGTGGTCAGAATCTCCCCAAAGGACTTTCCTCAGAATCCTGGCTTTGGAGACGTTTCTGATTCTGAGGTCTGGTTAGACAGTCATCTGGGCAGTCCTGGGCTGAAAGTGACAGGCTTTACCTTCCAAAATAACTGTTTGAATGAGGAGACTGTGGTTCCCAAGACCTACACCAAGGACGCAGCCCAGGGATGTAAGGAGCTGGGAAGCAGCGGCCTGGATTGTCAGCCTCTTGAAAGTCAGAGAGAGAGTGCGGAAGGGATGTCCCAGAGATGCGAGGTGTGTGGCAAAGGCATCAGAGCCACTTCAGACACCGCTCTGCATTGGGAAATTAATACACAGAAAATTAGCAGATGTCAAGAATGCCAAAAAAAGTTATCTGACTGCTTGCAGGGGAAACGTCCAAATAACTGCCATGGAGAGAAGCCGTACGAATGTGCAGAGTGTGGGAAAGTCTTCAGGCTCTGCTCGCAGCTTAATCAGCATCAGAGAATCCACACGGGAGAGAAACCCTTTAAATGCACTGAGTGTGGAAAAGCCTTCCGCCTGAGCTCAAAACTTATTCAGCATCAAAGAATCCACACTGGGGAGAAGCCCTACAGATGTGAGGAATGTGGAAAAGCTTTTGGTCAGAGCTCAAGCCTCATCCACCATCAGAGAATCCACACAGGAGAGAGGCCCTATGGTTGTCGtgagtgtgggaaagccttcagccaGCAGTCGCAGCTGGTTAGACACCAGAGAACTCACACTGGGGAGAGGCCCTACCCTTGCAAGGAGTGTGGGAAGGCCTTCAGCCAGAGCTCCACCCTAGCCCAGCATCAAAGGATGCATACTGGGGAGAAAGCTCAAATTCTAAAAGCCTCAGACAGTCCAAGCCTTGTTGCACATCAGAGAATTCACGCTGTAGAGAAACCATTTAAGTGTGATGAGTGTGGGAAAGCTTTTAGGTGGATCTCTCGCCTGAGTCAGCATCAGCtgattcacactggagagaagccttaTAAATGCAACAAGTGTACAAAAGCCTTTGGTTGTAGTTCACGGCTTATTCGCCATCAGAGAACTCACACTGGAGAAAAACCATTTAAATGTGATGAGTGTGGCAAAGGCTTTGTTCAGGGCTCACACCTTATTCAGCATCAGCGaatccacactggagagaaaccctatgtgTGTAATGACTGTGGAAAAGCCTTCAGTCAGAGTTCCAGCCTTATTTACCATCAGAGAATCCATAAAGGAGAGAAGCCCTACGAATGCCTCCAATGCGGAAAAGCTTTCAGCATGAGCACACAGCTTACAATACATCAAAGGGTTCACACCGGAGAGAGGCCCTATAAATGtagtgaatgtgggaaagccttcagtcaAAACTCAACCCTTTTCCAACACCAGATAATTCATGCAGGGGTGAAGCCCTATGAGTGCAGTGAGTGTGGAAAAGCCTTCAGCCGGAGCTCATATCTTATTGAACACCAGAGAATACACACTAGGGCCCAGTGGTTTTACGAATATGGGAATGCCCTGGAAGGGTCCACCTTTGTGAGCCGTAAAAAGGTTAAtactataaagaaactgcatcagtgtgaagactgtgagaaaatatttaggTGGCGTTCACACCTAATTATACACCAGAGAATTCACACCGGGGAGAAGCCTTATAAATGCAATGactgtggcaaagcttttaatcGTAGCTCAAGGCTTACCCAGCATCAAAAAATTCACACGGGATAG
- the ZNF7 gene encoding zinc finger protein 7 isoform X7 has translation MEVVTFGDVAVHFSREEWQCLDPGQRALYREVMLENHSSVAGLAGFLVFKPELISRLEQGEEPWVLDLQGAEGTEAPRTSKTDSTIRTENEQACEDMDILKSESYGTVVRISPKDFPQNPGFGDVSDSEVWLDSHLGSPGLKVTGFTFQNNCLNEETVVPKTYTKDAAQGCKELGSSGLDCQPLESQRESAEGMSQRCEVCGKGIRATSDTALHWEINTQKISRCQECQKKLSDCLQGKRPNNCHGEKPYECAECGKVFRLCSQLNQHQRIHTGEKPFKCTECGKAFRLSSKLIQHQRIHTGEKPYRCEECGKAFGQSSSLIHHQRIHTGERPYGCRECGKAFSQQSQLVRHQRTHTGERPYPCKECGKAFSQSSTLAQHQRMHTGEKAQILKASDSPSLVAHQRIHAVEKPFKCDECGKAFRWISRLSQHQLIHTGEKPYKCNKCTKAFGCSSRLIRHQRTHTGEKPFKCDECGKGFVQGSHLIQHQRIHTGEKPYVCNDCGKAFSQSSSLIYHQRIHKGEKPYECLQCGKAFSMSTQLTIHQRVHTGERPYKCSECGKAFSQNSTLFQHQIIHAGVKPYECSECGKAFSRSSYLIEHQRIHTRAQWFYEYGNALEGSTFVSRKKVNTIKKLHQCEDCEKIFRWRSHLIIHQRIHTGEKPYKCNDCGKAFNRSSRLTQHQKIHTG, from the exons ATG GAGGTGGTAACATTTGGCGATGTGGCTGTGCACTTCTCTCGGGAGGAGTGGCAGTGTCTGGACCCTGGCCAGAGGGCCCTCTACAGGGAAGTGATGCTGGAGAACCACAGCAGTGTGGCTGGACTAG CAGGATTCCTGGTTTTCAAGCCTGAGCTGATCTCTCGGCTGGAGCAGGGAGAAGAGCCATGGGTCCTCGACCTGCAGGGAGCAGAGGGGACAGAGGCACCAAGGACCTCCAAGACAG ATTCTACGATTAGGACTGAAAATGAGCAGGCCTGTGAGGACATGGACATCCTAAAATCAGAATCCTATGGGACAGTGGTCAGAATCTCCCCAAAGGACTTTCCTCAGAATCCTGGCTTTGGAGACGTTTCTGATTCTGAGGTCTGGTTAGACAGTCATCTGGGCAGTCCTGGGCTGAAAGTGACAGGCTTTACCTTCCAAAATAACTGTTTGAATGAGGAGACTGTGGTTCCCAAGACCTACACCAAGGACGCAGCCCAGGGATGTAAGGAGCTGGGAAGCAGCGGCCTGGATTGTCAGCCTCTTGAAAGTCAGAGAGAGAGTGCGGAAGGGATGTCCCAGAGATGCGAGGTGTGTGGCAAAGGCATCAGAGCCACTTCAGACACCGCTCTGCATTGGGAAATTAATACACAGAAAATTAGCAGATGTCAAGAATGCCAAAAAAAGTTATCTGACTGCTTGCAGGGGAAACGTCCAAATAACTGCCATGGAGAGAAGCCGTACGAATGTGCAGAGTGTGGGAAAGTCTTCAGGCTCTGCTCGCAGCTTAATCAGCATCAGAGAATCCACACGGGAGAGAAACCCTTTAAATGCACTGAGTGTGGAAAAGCCTTCCGCCTGAGCTCAAAACTTATTCAGCATCAAAGAATCCACACTGGGGAGAAGCCCTACAGATGTGAGGAATGTGGAAAAGCTTTTGGTCAGAGCTCAAGCCTCATCCACCATCAGAGAATCCACACAGGAGAGAGGCCCTATGGTTGTCGtgagtgtgggaaagccttcagccaGCAGTCGCAGCTGGTTAGACACCAGAGAACTCACACTGGGGAGAGGCCCTACCCTTGCAAGGAGTGTGGGAAGGCCTTCAGCCAGAGCTCCACCCTAGCCCAGCATCAAAGGATGCATACTGGGGAGAAAGCTCAAATTCTAAAAGCCTCAGACAGTCCAAGCCTTGTTGCACATCAGAGAATTCACGCTGTAGAGAAACCATTTAAGTGTGATGAGTGTGGGAAAGCTTTTAGGTGGATCTCTCGCCTGAGTCAGCATCAGCtgattcacactggagagaagccttaTAAATGCAACAAGTGTACAAAAGCCTTTGGTTGTAGTTCACGGCTTATTCGCCATCAGAGAACTCACACTGGAGAAAAACCATTTAAATGTGATGAGTGTGGCAAAGGCTTTGTTCAGGGCTCACACCTTATTCAGCATCAGCGaatccacactggagagaaaccctatgtgTGTAATGACTGTGGAAAAGCCTTCAGTCAGAGTTCCAGCCTTATTTACCATCAGAGAATCCATAAAGGAGAGAAGCCCTACGAATGCCTCCAATGCGGAAAAGCTTTCAGCATGAGCACACAGCTTACAATACATCAAAGGGTTCACACCGGAGAGAGGCCCTATAAATGtagtgaatgtgggaaagccttcagtcaAAACTCAACCCTTTTCCAACACCAGATAATTCATGCAGGGGTGAAGCCCTATGAGTGCAGTGAGTGTGGAAAAGCCTTCAGCCGGAGCTCATATCTTATTGAACACCAGAGAATACACACTAGGGCCCAGTGGTTTTACGAATATGGGAATGCCCTGGAAGGGTCCACCTTTGTGAGCCGTAAAAAGGTTAAtactataaagaaactgcatcagtgtgaagactgtgagaaaatatttaggTGGCGTTCACACCTAATTATACACCAGAGAATTCACACCGGGGAGAAGCCTTATAAATGCAATGactgtggcaaagcttttaatcGTAGCTCAAGGCTTACCCAGCATCAAAAAATTCACACGGGATAG
- the ZNF7 gene encoding zinc finger protein 7 isoform X6 — protein sequence MGFLGCWCVSFQEVVTFGDVAVHFSREEWQCLDPGQRALYREVMLENHSSVAGLGFLVFKPELISRLEQGEEPWVLDLQGAEGTEAPRTSKTDSTIRTENEQACEDMDILKSESYGTVVRISPKDFPQNPGFGDVSDSEVWLDSHLGSPGLKVTGFTFQNNCLNEETVVPKTYTKDAAQGCKELGSSGLDCQPLESQRESAEGMSQRCEVCGKGIRATSDTALHWEINTQKISRCQECQKKLSDCLQGKRPNNCHGEKPYECAECGKVFRLCSQLNQHQRIHTGEKPFKCTECGKAFRLSSKLIQHQRIHTGEKPYRCEECGKAFGQSSSLIHHQRIHTGERPYGCRECGKAFSQQSQLVRHQRTHTGERPYPCKECGKAFSQSSTLAQHQRMHTGEKAQILKASDSPSLVAHQRIHAVEKPFKCDECGKAFRWISRLSQHQLIHTGEKPYKCNKCTKAFGCSSRLIRHQRTHTGEKPFKCDECGKGFVQGSHLIQHQRIHTGEKPYVCNDCGKAFSQSSSLIYHQRIHKGEKPYECLQCGKAFSMSTQLTIHQRVHTGERPYKCSECGKAFSQNSTLFQHQIIHAGVKPYECSECGKAFSRSSYLIEHQRIHTRAQWFYEYGNALEGSTFVSRKKVNTIKKLHQCEDCEKIFRWRSHLIIHQRIHTGEKPYKCNDCGKAFNRSSRLTQHQKIHTG from the exons ATG GGATTCCTGGGGTGCTGGTGTGTGTCCTTTCAGGAGGTGGTAACATTTGGCGATGTGGCTGTGCACTTCTCTCGGGAGGAGTGGCAGTGTCTGGACCCTGGCCAGAGGGCCCTCTACAGGGAAGTGATGCTGGAGAACCACAGCAGTGTGGCTGGACTAG GATTCCTGGTTTTCAAGCCTGAGCTGATCTCTCGGCTGGAGCAGGGAGAAGAGCCATGGGTCCTCGACCTGCAGGGAGCAGAGGGGACAGAGGCACCAAGGACCTCCAAGACAG ATTCTACGATTAGGACTGAAAATGAGCAGGCCTGTGAGGACATGGACATCCTAAAATCAGAATCCTATGGGACAGTGGTCAGAATCTCCCCAAAGGACTTTCCTCAGAATCCTGGCTTTGGAGACGTTTCTGATTCTGAGGTCTGGTTAGACAGTCATCTGGGCAGTCCTGGGCTGAAAGTGACAGGCTTTACCTTCCAAAATAACTGTTTGAATGAGGAGACTGTGGTTCCCAAGACCTACACCAAGGACGCAGCCCAGGGATGTAAGGAGCTGGGAAGCAGCGGCCTGGATTGTCAGCCTCTTGAAAGTCAGAGAGAGAGTGCGGAAGGGATGTCCCAGAGATGCGAGGTGTGTGGCAAAGGCATCAGAGCCACTTCAGACACCGCTCTGCATTGGGAAATTAATACACAGAAAATTAGCAGATGTCAAGAATGCCAAAAAAAGTTATCTGACTGCTTGCAGGGGAAACGTCCAAATAACTGCCATGGAGAGAAGCCGTACGAATGTGCAGAGTGTGGGAAAGTCTTCAGGCTCTGCTCGCAGCTTAATCAGCATCAGAGAATCCACACGGGAGAGAAACCCTTTAAATGCACTGAGTGTGGAAAAGCCTTCCGCCTGAGCTCAAAACTTATTCAGCATCAAAGAATCCACACTGGGGAGAAGCCCTACAGATGTGAGGAATGTGGAAAAGCTTTTGGTCAGAGCTCAAGCCTCATCCACCATCAGAGAATCCACACAGGAGAGAGGCCCTATGGTTGTCGtgagtgtgggaaagccttcagccaGCAGTCGCAGCTGGTTAGACACCAGAGAACTCACACTGGGGAGAGGCCCTACCCTTGCAAGGAGTGTGGGAAGGCCTTCAGCCAGAGCTCCACCCTAGCCCAGCATCAAAGGATGCATACTGGGGAGAAAGCTCAAATTCTAAAAGCCTCAGACAGTCCAAGCCTTGTTGCACATCAGAGAATTCACGCTGTAGAGAAACCATTTAAGTGTGATGAGTGTGGGAAAGCTTTTAGGTGGATCTCTCGCCTGAGTCAGCATCAGCtgattcacactggagagaagccttaTAAATGCAACAAGTGTACAAAAGCCTTTGGTTGTAGTTCACGGCTTATTCGCCATCAGAGAACTCACACTGGAGAAAAACCATTTAAATGTGATGAGTGTGGCAAAGGCTTTGTTCAGGGCTCACACCTTATTCAGCATCAGCGaatccacactggagagaaaccctatgtgTGTAATGACTGTGGAAAAGCCTTCAGTCAGAGTTCCAGCCTTATTTACCATCAGAGAATCCATAAAGGAGAGAAGCCCTACGAATGCCTCCAATGCGGAAAAGCTTTCAGCATGAGCACACAGCTTACAATACATCAAAGGGTTCACACCGGAGAGAGGCCCTATAAATGtagtgaatgtgggaaagccttcagtcaAAACTCAACCCTTTTCCAACACCAGATAATTCATGCAGGGGTGAAGCCCTATGAGTGCAGTGAGTGTGGAAAAGCCTTCAGCCGGAGCTCATATCTTATTGAACACCAGAGAATACACACTAGGGCCCAGTGGTTTTACGAATATGGGAATGCCCTGGAAGGGTCCACCTTTGTGAGCCGTAAAAAGGTTAAtactataaagaaactgcatcagtgtgaagactgtgagaaaatatttaggTGGCGTTCACACCTAATTATACACCAGAGAATTCACACCGGGGAGAAGCCTTATAAATGCAATGactgtggcaaagcttttaatcGTAGCTCAAGGCTTACCCAGCATCAAAAAATTCACACGGGATAG
- the ZNF7 gene encoding zinc finger protein 7 isoform X5, whose translation MGFLGCWCVSFQEVVTFGDVAVHFSREEWQCLDPGQRALYREVMLENHSSVAGLAGFLVFKPELISRLEQGEEPWVLDLQGAEGTEAPRTSKTDSTIRTENEQACEDMDILKSESYGTVVRISPKDFPQNPGFGDVSDSEVWLDSHLGSPGLKVTGFTFQNNCLNEETVVPKTYTKDAAQGCKELGSSGLDCQPLESQRESAEGMSQRCEVCGKGIRATSDTALHWEINTQKISRCQECQKKLSDCLQGKRPNNCHGEKPYECAECGKVFRLCSQLNQHQRIHTGEKPFKCTECGKAFRLSSKLIQHQRIHTGEKPYRCEECGKAFGQSSSLIHHQRIHTGERPYGCRECGKAFSQQSQLVRHQRTHTGERPYPCKECGKAFSQSSTLAQHQRMHTGEKAQILKASDSPSLVAHQRIHAVEKPFKCDECGKAFRWISRLSQHQLIHTGEKPYKCNKCTKAFGCSSRLIRHQRTHTGEKPFKCDECGKGFVQGSHLIQHQRIHTGEKPYVCNDCGKAFSQSSSLIYHQRIHKGEKPYECLQCGKAFSMSTQLTIHQRVHTGERPYKCSECGKAFSQNSTLFQHQIIHAGVKPYECSECGKAFSRSSYLIEHQRIHTRAQWFYEYGNALEGSTFVSRKKVNTIKKLHQCEDCEKIFRWRSHLIIHQRIHTGEKPYKCNDCGKAFNRSSRLTQHQKIHTG comes from the exons ATG GGATTCCTGGGGTGCTGGTGTGTGTCCTTTCAGGAGGTGGTAACATTTGGCGATGTGGCTGTGCACTTCTCTCGGGAGGAGTGGCAGTGTCTGGACCCTGGCCAGAGGGCCCTCTACAGGGAAGTGATGCTGGAGAACCACAGCAGTGTGGCTGGACTAG CAGGATTCCTGGTTTTCAAGCCTGAGCTGATCTCTCGGCTGGAGCAGGGAGAAGAGCCATGGGTCCTCGACCTGCAGGGAGCAGAGGGGACAGAGGCACCAAGGACCTCCAAGACAG ATTCTACGATTAGGACTGAAAATGAGCAGGCCTGTGAGGACATGGACATCCTAAAATCAGAATCCTATGGGACAGTGGTCAGAATCTCCCCAAAGGACTTTCCTCAGAATCCTGGCTTTGGAGACGTTTCTGATTCTGAGGTCTGGTTAGACAGTCATCTGGGCAGTCCTGGGCTGAAAGTGACAGGCTTTACCTTCCAAAATAACTGTTTGAATGAGGAGACTGTGGTTCCCAAGACCTACACCAAGGACGCAGCCCAGGGATGTAAGGAGCTGGGAAGCAGCGGCCTGGATTGTCAGCCTCTTGAAAGTCAGAGAGAGAGTGCGGAAGGGATGTCCCAGAGATGCGAGGTGTGTGGCAAAGGCATCAGAGCCACTTCAGACACCGCTCTGCATTGGGAAATTAATACACAGAAAATTAGCAGATGTCAAGAATGCCAAAAAAAGTTATCTGACTGCTTGCAGGGGAAACGTCCAAATAACTGCCATGGAGAGAAGCCGTACGAATGTGCAGAGTGTGGGAAAGTCTTCAGGCTCTGCTCGCAGCTTAATCAGCATCAGAGAATCCACACGGGAGAGAAACCCTTTAAATGCACTGAGTGTGGAAAAGCCTTCCGCCTGAGCTCAAAACTTATTCAGCATCAAAGAATCCACACTGGGGAGAAGCCCTACAGATGTGAGGAATGTGGAAAAGCTTTTGGTCAGAGCTCAAGCCTCATCCACCATCAGAGAATCCACACAGGAGAGAGGCCCTATGGTTGTCGtgagtgtgggaaagccttcagccaGCAGTCGCAGCTGGTTAGACACCAGAGAACTCACACTGGGGAGAGGCCCTACCCTTGCAAGGAGTGTGGGAAGGCCTTCAGCCAGAGCTCCACCCTAGCCCAGCATCAAAGGATGCATACTGGGGAGAAAGCTCAAATTCTAAAAGCCTCAGACAGTCCAAGCCTTGTTGCACATCAGAGAATTCACGCTGTAGAGAAACCATTTAAGTGTGATGAGTGTGGGAAAGCTTTTAGGTGGATCTCTCGCCTGAGTCAGCATCAGCtgattcacactggagagaagccttaTAAATGCAACAAGTGTACAAAAGCCTTTGGTTGTAGTTCACGGCTTATTCGCCATCAGAGAACTCACACTGGAGAAAAACCATTTAAATGTGATGAGTGTGGCAAAGGCTTTGTTCAGGGCTCACACCTTATTCAGCATCAGCGaatccacactggagagaaaccctatgtgTGTAATGACTGTGGAAAAGCCTTCAGTCAGAGTTCCAGCCTTATTTACCATCAGAGAATCCATAAAGGAGAGAAGCCCTACGAATGCCTCCAATGCGGAAAAGCTTTCAGCATGAGCACACAGCTTACAATACATCAAAGGGTTCACACCGGAGAGAGGCCCTATAAATGtagtgaatgtgggaaagccttcagtcaAAACTCAACCCTTTTCCAACACCAGATAATTCATGCAGGGGTGAAGCCCTATGAGTGCAGTGAGTGTGGAAAAGCCTTCAGCCGGAGCTCATATCTTATTGAACACCAGAGAATACACACTAGGGCCCAGTGGTTTTACGAATATGGGAATGCCCTGGAAGGGTCCACCTTTGTGAGCCGTAAAAAGGTTAAtactataaagaaactgcatcagtgtgaagactgtgagaaaatatttaggTGGCGTTCACACCTAATTATACACCAGAGAATTCACACCGGGGAGAAGCCTTATAAATGCAATGactgtggcaaagcttttaatcGTAGCTCAAGGCTTACCCAGCATCAAAAAATTCACACGGGATAG
- the ZNF7 gene encoding zinc finger protein 7 isoform X8: protein MEVVTFGDVAVHFSREEWQCLDPGQRALYREVMLENHSSVAGLGFLVFKPELISRLEQGEEPWVLDLQGAEGTEAPRTSKTDSTIRTENEQACEDMDILKSESYGTVVRISPKDFPQNPGFGDVSDSEVWLDSHLGSPGLKVTGFTFQNNCLNEETVVPKTYTKDAAQGCKELGSSGLDCQPLESQRESAEGMSQRCEVCGKGIRATSDTALHWEINTQKISRCQECQKKLSDCLQGKRPNNCHGEKPYECAECGKVFRLCSQLNQHQRIHTGEKPFKCTECGKAFRLSSKLIQHQRIHTGEKPYRCEECGKAFGQSSSLIHHQRIHTGERPYGCRECGKAFSQQSQLVRHQRTHTGERPYPCKECGKAFSQSSTLAQHQRMHTGEKAQILKASDSPSLVAHQRIHAVEKPFKCDECGKAFRWISRLSQHQLIHTGEKPYKCNKCTKAFGCSSRLIRHQRTHTGEKPFKCDECGKGFVQGSHLIQHQRIHTGEKPYVCNDCGKAFSQSSSLIYHQRIHKGEKPYECLQCGKAFSMSTQLTIHQRVHTGERPYKCSECGKAFSQNSTLFQHQIIHAGVKPYECSECGKAFSRSSYLIEHQRIHTRAQWFYEYGNALEGSTFVSRKKVNTIKKLHQCEDCEKIFRWRSHLIIHQRIHTGEKPYKCNDCGKAFNRSSRLTQHQKIHTG from the exons ATG GAGGTGGTAACATTTGGCGATGTGGCTGTGCACTTCTCTCGGGAGGAGTGGCAGTGTCTGGACCCTGGCCAGAGGGCCCTCTACAGGGAAGTGATGCTGGAGAACCACAGCAGTGTGGCTGGACTAG GATTCCTGGTTTTCAAGCCTGAGCTGATCTCTCGGCTGGAGCAGGGAGAAGAGCCATGGGTCCTCGACCTGCAGGGAGCAGAGGGGACAGAGGCACCAAGGACCTCCAAGACAG ATTCTACGATTAGGACTGAAAATGAGCAGGCCTGTGAGGACATGGACATCCTAAAATCAGAATCCTATGGGACAGTGGTCAGAATCTCCCCAAAGGACTTTCCTCAGAATCCTGGCTTTGGAGACGTTTCTGATTCTGAGGTCTGGTTAGACAGTCATCTGGGCAGTCCTGGGCTGAAAGTGACAGGCTTTACCTTCCAAAATAACTGTTTGAATGAGGAGACTGTGGTTCCCAAGACCTACACCAAGGACGCAGCCCAGGGATGTAAGGAGCTGGGAAGCAGCGGCCTGGATTGTCAGCCTCTTGAAAGTCAGAGAGAGAGTGCGGAAGGGATGTCCCAGAGATGCGAGGTGTGTGGCAAAGGCATCAGAGCCACTTCAGACACCGCTCTGCATTGGGAAATTAATACACAGAAAATTAGCAGATGTCAAGAATGCCAAAAAAAGTTATCTGACTGCTTGCAGGGGAAACGTCCAAATAACTGCCATGGAGAGAAGCCGTACGAATGTGCAGAGTGTGGGAAAGTCTTCAGGCTCTGCTCGCAGCTTAATCAGCATCAGAGAATCCACACGGGAGAGAAACCCTTTAAATGCACTGAGTGTGGAAAAGCCTTCCGCCTGAGCTCAAAACTTATTCAGCATCAAAGAATCCACACTGGGGAGAAGCCCTACAGATGTGAGGAATGTGGAAAAGCTTTTGGTCAGAGCTCAAGCCTCATCCACCATCAGAGAATCCACACAGGAGAGAGGCCCTATGGTTGTCGtgagtgtgggaaagccttcagccaGCAGTCGCAGCTGGTTAGACACCAGAGAACTCACACTGGGGAGAGGCCCTACCCTTGCAAGGAGTGTGGGAAGGCCTTCAGCCAGAGCTCCACCCTAGCCCAGCATCAAAGGATGCATACTGGGGAGAAAGCTCAAATTCTAAAAGCCTCAGACAGTCCAAGCCTTGTTGCACATCAGAGAATTCACGCTGTAGAGAAACCATTTAAGTGTGATGAGTGTGGGAAAGCTTTTAGGTGGATCTCTCGCCTGAGTCAGCATCAGCtgattcacactggagagaagccttaTAAATGCAACAAGTGTACAAAAGCCTTTGGTTGTAGTTCACGGCTTATTCGCCATCAGAGAACTCACACTGGAGAAAAACCATTTAAATGTGATGAGTGTGGCAAAGGCTTTGTTCAGGGCTCACACCTTATTCAGCATCAGCGaatccacactggagagaaaccctatgtgTGTAATGACTGTGGAAAAGCCTTCAGTCAGAGTTCCAGCCTTATTTACCATCAGAGAATCCATAAAGGAGAGAAGCCCTACGAATGCCTCCAATGCGGAAAAGCTTTCAGCATGAGCACACAGCTTACAATACATCAAAGGGTTCACACCGGAGAGAGGCCCTATAAATGtagtgaatgtgggaaagccttcagtcaAAACTCAACCCTTTTCCAACACCAGATAATTCATGCAGGGGTGAAGCCCTATGAGTGCAGTGAGTGTGGAAAAGCCTTCAGCCGGAGCTCATATCTTATTGAACACCAGAGAATACACACTAGGGCCCAGTGGTTTTACGAATATGGGAATGCCCTGGAAGGGTCCACCTTTGTGAGCCGTAAAAAGGTTAAtactataaagaaactgcatcagtgtgaagactgtgagaaaatatttaggTGGCGTTCACACCTAATTATACACCAGAGAATTCACACCGGGGAGAAGCCTTATAAATGCAATGactgtggcaaagcttttaatcGTAGCTCAAGGCTTACCCAGCATCAAAAAATTCACACGGGATAG